From the Ruania alkalisoli genome, one window contains:
- a CDS encoding pirin family protein, with amino-acid sequence MSNVEARPEEVVCAGQSGPGIQVLEPRDVPLGGPRAMTVRRTLPQRALSLIGAWCFLDHYGPDDVSVTGGMDVPPHPHTGLATVSWLFSGQIEHRDSAGHEARIGPGALSLMTAGAGISHSERSTAETTVLHGVQMWVALPEDARFGERGFTRYEPPVVHGEGYAAQVFLGSAFGDSAPISTATQLLGAEVRLKPGARVLVDQPGFELGVLVDTGEVTMGGTALPAGHLGFREAREESLVLAAGGEGARVVVFGGPPFGEEIVMWWNFVGRDHDEIVAFRSAWQTEIGAESGGPEHPRFDLPADPAPALPAPTLPPVRIRPRAGRRRD; translated from the coding sequence ATGAGCAACGTCGAGGCACGGCCGGAGGAAGTGGTCTGCGCCGGTCAGTCAGGGCCAGGAATCCAGGTGCTCGAACCGCGAGATGTGCCACTCGGTGGGCCGCGTGCGATGACCGTGCGGCGCACCCTGCCGCAGCGGGCGCTGTCGCTGATCGGCGCGTGGTGCTTCCTCGATCACTACGGACCCGATGACGTCTCGGTCACCGGCGGGATGGACGTACCGCCCCACCCGCACACCGGGCTGGCGACGGTCAGCTGGTTGTTCTCCGGGCAGATCGAGCACCGCGACAGCGCCGGGCACGAGGCCCGCATCGGGCCGGGGGCGTTGAGCCTGATGACCGCCGGTGCTGGGATCAGCCACTCCGAGCGGTCGACGGCCGAGACTACGGTGCTGCACGGGGTGCAGATGTGGGTCGCCCTCCCGGAGGACGCGCGGTTCGGCGAGCGCGGCTTCACCCGGTACGAGCCTCCCGTGGTGCACGGGGAGGGGTACGCGGCGCAAGTCTTCCTCGGCAGTGCCTTCGGGGACTCGGCGCCGATCTCCACTGCGACGCAGCTGCTGGGAGCCGAGGTTCGGCTCAAGCCGGGCGCCCGCGTACTGGTGGACCAGCCGGGCTTCGAGCTCGGGGTGCTCGTCGACACCGGTGAGGTCACGATGGGCGGCACGGCGCTGCCGGCCGGGCACCTGGGATTCCGGGAAGCCCGCGAGGAATCGCTGGTGCTCGCGGCTGGCGGTGAGGGCGCACGGGTCGTGGTCTTCGGCGGCCCGCCGTTCGGTGAAGAGATCGTGATGTGGTGGAACTTCGTGGGCCGTGATCACGACGAGATCGTCGCGTTCCGCAGCGCGTGGCAGACCGAGATCGGCGCCGAGAGTGGCGGTCCGGAACATCCCCGGTTCGACCTCCCGGCGGATCCGGCACCGGCGCTGCCAGCGCCGACGCTTCCGCCCGTGCGGATCCGGCCACGCGCCGGCCGCCGCCGTGACTGA
- a CDS encoding DUF488 domain-containing protein: protein MRIARVYDPVGSDDGVRVLVDRLWPRGLRREDPRTGTWLPEVAPSNELRRWYGHSPDRFAEFAERYRSELDSGEASQSLHQLRRLQREGEVTLVTATRETELSHAVVLAEILTEPVRLRRGAEPATPRNTPTPAEES from the coding sequence ATGCGTATCGCTCGCGTCTACGACCCGGTCGGCTCCGACGACGGGGTGCGGGTGCTGGTGGACCGTCTCTGGCCGCGTGGTCTCAGGCGTGAGGACCCCCGCACTGGCACCTGGCTGCCAGAAGTCGCACCCAGCAACGAACTGCGCCGGTGGTACGGCCACTCACCGGATCGGTTCGCGGAGTTCGCCGAGCGCTATCGCAGCGAGCTGGATTCGGGCGAGGCATCACAGAGCCTGCACCAGCTGCGACGACTGCAGCGCGAGGGCGAGGTGACCCTGGTCACGGCAACCCGGGAGACCGAGTTGTCCCACGCCGTCGTGCTGGCTGAGATTCTGACTGAACCGGTGCGGCTGCGGCGCGGCGCCGAACCTGCGACCCCGCGGAACACGCCCACCCCGGCGGAGGAGTCATGA
- a CDS encoding DUF1540 domain-containing protein, which yields MSTLADLPTVAECSVDGCSYNDHSHCHAAAVTIAGSPGEAHCATFIPLSSKGGLDKVVSHVGACQRSDCSHNSSLECTASSVRVGAGADEADCLTYSPR from the coding sequence ATGAGTACACTCGCAGATTTGCCCACCGTTGCCGAATGCTCGGTGGACGGCTGCTCCTACAACGACCACTCGCACTGCCACGCCGCCGCGGTCACGATCGCCGGATCGCCCGGTGAGGCGCACTGCGCGACCTTCATCCCGCTCAGTTCCAAGGGCGGCCTCGACAAGGTCGTCTCGCACGTGGGCGCGTGCCAACGTTCGGATTGCTCACACAACTCGTCACTGGAATGCACCGCTTCGTCAGTACGCGTCGGCGCGGGAGCGGATGAGGCGGACTGCCTCACGTATTCCCCGCGGTGA
- a CDS encoding amidohydrolase encodes MADLLLRNIRPWGGESVDLTIAGDRITDVAPTGTSAPVREVTGTGEASSAVVDGRGLLALPGFINAHAHVDKSWWGQPWQPYGGVATTQGRIEHERARREELGIPNVESTVAVLREFLRHGTTAVRTHVDVDLGVGLRGIETVRVAAEQLGGGIDLDVVAFPQDGVVRRPGVMELLDRAAAEGADRIGGIDPCTIDRDPVAQLDGLFDIAERRGVGLDIHLHDGGELGGFQYDLIVERVRRSGLYGKVTISHGFALGDLAPARQADLLAELAELGISWTTVAPVGSAPLPWQQMRDLDVALGLGTDGIRDLWSPFGDGDMLRIALAFARLHRLRTDEDLRYAAELAGVRAAGFVGREERDLVPGARADVVLVDAENVPDALVRVPRRELVVAGGNVVVREGALL; translated from the coding sequence GTGGCTGATCTTCTTCTGCGCAACATCCGCCCCTGGGGTGGCGAATCCGTTGACCTGACCATCGCCGGTGATCGCATCACCGACGTTGCGCCCACGGGCACGAGTGCACCGGTGAGAGAGGTGACGGGAACGGGCGAGGCGAGCTCCGCCGTCGTGGACGGACGGGGGCTGCTGGCGCTGCCGGGCTTCATCAACGCCCACGCTCATGTGGACAAGAGCTGGTGGGGCCAGCCGTGGCAGCCCTACGGAGGCGTGGCTACCACCCAGGGACGCATCGAACACGAGCGCGCCCGGCGGGAGGAGCTGGGCATCCCCAACGTGGAGAGCACGGTGGCGGTGCTGCGGGAGTTTCTGCGCCACGGGACGACGGCGGTGCGCACCCACGTCGATGTCGACCTGGGCGTGGGGCTGCGGGGGATCGAGACCGTTCGGGTTGCGGCCGAGCAACTCGGTGGCGGGATCGACCTCGACGTTGTCGCCTTCCCGCAGGACGGTGTGGTCCGACGTCCTGGAGTGATGGAGCTACTGGACCGGGCCGCGGCCGAGGGGGCCGATCGCATCGGGGGCATCGACCCGTGCACGATCGACCGGGACCCGGTCGCCCAGCTTGACGGACTGTTCGACATCGCCGAGCGCCGAGGAGTGGGCCTCGACATCCACCTGCACGATGGTGGTGAGCTGGGTGGGTTCCAGTACGACTTGATCGTCGAACGGGTGCGGCGCAGCGGGCTGTACGGGAAGGTCACCATCTCCCACGGCTTCGCGCTCGGGGACCTGGCGCCCGCACGGCAGGCGGATCTGCTGGCCGAGCTGGCGGAGCTGGGGATCTCATGGACGACGGTGGCGCCGGTGGGTTCGGCCCCGTTGCCGTGGCAGCAGATGCGCGATCTCGACGTCGCGCTCGGACTGGGCACGGACGGTATCCGCGATCTGTGGTCGCCGTTCGGAGACGGGGACATGCTGCGTATCGCGCTCGCCTTCGCCCGGTTGCACCGCTTGCGCACAGACGAGGACCTTCGGTACGCGGCCGAGTTGGCCGGCGTTCGGGCGGCTGGTTTCGTCGGGCGAGAAGAGCGTGATCTGGTGCCCGGTGCGCGGGCCGATGTGGTGCTCGTGGATGCCGAGAACGTTCCGGACGCGCTGGTGAGGGTACCTCGCCGGGAGCTGGTGGTTGCGGGCGGCAACGTCGTGGTTCGTGAGGGCGCGCTGCTGTGA
- a CDS encoding GntR family transcriptional regulator, translating to MAEFEPEAVRVTRQLRDDIIDGIRAPGSRLVEREVAEQLQVSRVPVRDALKVLAAEGLVTPRPRSWAVVREFTADDVAELTEVREALEVLTFRLAAQRRDRAGVQQLQEVVERELAAARAGDAVGARRAAADFHEVVTSLARNSLLRELEGTLRSRMRWLLSQHDDVDQVALEHDRLARAVAAGDVAGVAALADEHLRRSREWSGARLGRVP from the coding sequence ATGGCCGAGTTCGAGCCCGAGGCGGTGCGGGTGACCCGCCAGTTGCGCGATGACATCATCGACGGAATCCGGGCGCCCGGCAGCAGACTGGTTGAACGAGAGGTGGCCGAGCAGCTGCAGGTCAGCCGCGTTCCGGTGCGGGACGCACTGAAGGTTCTTGCTGCCGAGGGCCTGGTGACGCCCCGTCCTCGCTCGTGGGCGGTGGTGCGTGAGTTCACTGCCGACGACGTCGCCGAGCTCACCGAGGTGCGTGAAGCCCTCGAGGTGCTGACCTTCCGATTGGCGGCTCAGCGCCGGGACCGTGCTGGGGTGCAGCAGCTGCAGGAAGTGGTGGAGCGCGAGCTTGCCGCAGCGCGCGCCGGTGATGCCGTGGGTGCTCGGCGGGCGGCCGCAGATTTCCACGAAGTGGTGACATCGCTGGCTCGTAACTCCCTGCTGCGCGAGCTCGAGGGAACGTTGCGGAGCCGGATGCGGTGGCTGCTGAGCCAGCACGACGACGTGGATCAGGTGGCGCTAGAACATGATCGGTTGGCGCGCGCTGTGGCAGCGGGGGATGTCGCGGGCGTCGCGGCGCTCGCGGATGAGCACCTGCGACGGTCCCGGGAGTGGAGTGGTGCACGGCTGGGGCGAGTACCGTAG
- a CDS encoding lamin tail domain-containing protein yields the protein MARRQARLVAALTACTLAAFGVATPATAAERDALFVSEVVPNNAGYDHFEWFELHNPGTSTVDVNDYQLAYIYGDSPDTSGDAPLALEGETQIAAGETLVVWLRYTNSSGTVNSFDYTDADFRAHTGLADDAPLAHATGQPGMANGGGRGIRVTGASETTWSYYIDGLGNDVSATFRLPATTEESSYPVLASGVTPTPGSIEAEQLVPADPPPGPDPEPSPEPDPDLVTAPLQITEVTPDSSNVGTADGYEFIEVYNATSEPVDFSDYALTYLYPQDFTTNTNEAHWPSVPRDVVIDPAGTLVLWIKNGQNDDLGDAEFNAHYGSALTLGEDLVEIYQGGMANGSSRGLAIRTNTGFDVNRAYYNMTEADDTSPDQGIRYAVSEDLQLQTLLDTAPATPGRVQADQIPDGLMVVPEDMTAPVIEDLTPAEIDPTQDFTLEFEITDDVQVRTATLSLTNDIDVAADAPPREVNLTHAGDNLYRTTVSAVDLTGKSSYTYSLTITDGTNSQTTETVQVPVAGASTEPVRLNVTDGQFVSGTTSISAAGEAYPPTLDLAIDGTSVDTEAGLERAPQFVFEVSQTDFYFRNGVRIGEDVLYIFDEGTYANTVTMSTPVPLEYVTQGEDLTVSIWAGTKAAPEIDPDENNDDFVISGMRLLLPDGRTLTPDGYDDPSQTIAMGDSSGKLDFYDSVFTLPDDAYTALAHTWDTTAVADGEYEVSATDGEHQASATVVVDNTAPEVTPSVADGQTYQGEIVLDAEISDGSGSGVETVTATLDGSGIELPHTTSSIDLATGEHELVITAADSLGNTTESVTVFAVPDEFPGAAATGPTDGAEVQPGDVTLTASVSDPTGDPLDVEFRQGYRYELGDEEITTTQGTTQDAAALEREGSVLTAADLTTDAGLAPVTSGSAFPFTQFEVQVPAEAGAGADVRLAWEGTADAEAQVILYALAADGGAWVEVDRHLTTADGEQFSLGGTVAVGDHAAGGEVTVLVQHSEGFAGADQSPREDLDPHHPDDTPRSEYDFTIGWESDTQYYNEEFYDHQVAIHDYLLERREELNLQYVIHTGDIVDDFDQPYQWENADPQYARFDEAGLPYGVLAGNHDVGNQLADYSQYSAWFGADRYEGNPWYGESFQDNRGHYDLISAGGIDFLMLYMGWDPGDDDIAWMNEVLAAHPERVAIVNLHEFMLTTGGLGPIPQRIMDEVVATNPNVRMVTSGHYHDAFLRVDGFDDDGDGVEDRLVHSMLFDYQGLPEGGLGYLRLLHFDNESEQMMVRTFSPSENRYNSDEPSLLGPAEDPYVYQDFSISYADLRITAQDRELVTDSFTAEVLGETVIATFEDVATGMSGAGSADGQRSLARMPVPNPDGSVTLSAIWTLTEPGEYGWFVQSADPNGAVTTSEVMTFVVAGAGTGGSDAGSDGGSDGAGPDGAGSDDAGGGSDGSGSGGDLADTGSDGLLALVLGAGLMLLLGAALRVRKARPTGR from the coding sequence GTGGCCCGCAGGCAAGCCCGACTAGTCGCCGCCCTCACCGCATGCACACTCGCCGCGTTCGGCGTCGCTACCCCCGCTACAGCAGCCGAGCGAGACGCGCTCTTCGTCTCCGAGGTGGTCCCGAACAACGCCGGCTACGACCACTTCGAGTGGTTCGAGCTGCACAACCCCGGTACGTCCACCGTCGACGTGAACGATTACCAGCTTGCCTACATCTACGGCGACTCCCCCGACACCAGCGGCGATGCGCCACTCGCGCTCGAGGGTGAGACGCAGATCGCAGCCGGCGAGACGCTGGTGGTGTGGCTGCGGTACACGAACAGCTCCGGCACCGTGAACTCCTTCGACTACACCGACGCCGACTTCCGCGCACACACCGGGCTCGCCGACGACGCCCCACTCGCCCATGCCACCGGTCAGCCCGGCATGGCCAATGGCGGCGGCCGTGGCATCCGCGTGACCGGAGCGAGCGAGACCACCTGGTCCTACTACATCGACGGCCTCGGCAACGACGTGAGCGCGACGTTCCGGCTGCCCGCCACCACCGAGGAATCCTCCTACCCAGTGCTGGCATCGGGCGTGACCCCCACGCCGGGCAGCATCGAAGCCGAGCAGCTCGTGCCCGCCGACCCGCCACCGGGCCCGGACCCCGAACCGTCCCCGGAGCCGGACCCGGACCTCGTGACTGCCCCGCTGCAGATCACCGAGGTCACCCCGGATTCCAGCAACGTGGGCACGGCGGACGGATATGAGTTCATCGAGGTGTACAACGCCACCTCCGAACCGGTCGACTTCTCCGACTACGCCCTGACCTACCTGTACCCGCAGGACTTCACCACCAACACCAACGAGGCGCACTGGCCCAGCGTGCCTCGCGATGTGGTGATCGACCCGGCCGGCACCCTGGTGCTCTGGATCAAGAACGGCCAGAACGACGATCTCGGTGACGCCGAGTTCAACGCCCACTACGGCTCCGCCCTCACCCTCGGTGAGGACCTGGTGGAGATCTACCAAGGCGGAATGGCCAACGGCTCCTCCCGTGGGCTGGCGATCCGGACGAACACCGGGTTCGACGTCAACCGGGCCTACTACAACATGACCGAGGCGGATGACACCTCACCCGACCAGGGCATCCGCTACGCGGTCTCCGAGGACCTGCAGCTGCAGACCCTGCTCGACACTGCCCCCGCCACACCCGGCCGCGTGCAGGCCGACCAGATCCCCGACGGGCTCATGGTGGTCCCCGAGGACATGACCGCGCCGGTGATCGAGGACCTCACCCCGGCAGAGATCGACCCCACGCAGGACTTCACCCTCGAGTTCGAGATCACTGACGATGTCCAGGTCCGCACTGCGACGCTGAGCCTGACCAACGACATCGATGTTGCTGCCGACGCACCACCGAGGGAGGTCAACCTCACCCACGCCGGAGACAACCTGTACCGGACCACCGTCTCGGCGGTGGATCTGACCGGGAAGTCCTCCTACACCTACAGCCTCACCATCACCGACGGGACCAACAGCCAGACCACCGAGACCGTCCAGGTCCCGGTCGCCGGTGCTTCGACGGAACCGGTACGGCTGAACGTCACCGACGGGCAGTTCGTCTCCGGCACCACCAGCATCTCCGCCGCCGGCGAGGCCTACCCGCCCACGCTCGACCTGGCGATCGACGGCACGTCCGTGGACACCGAAGCCGGCCTAGAGCGGGCACCGCAGTTCGTGTTCGAGGTCTCCCAGACCGACTTCTACTTCCGCAACGGTGTCCGCATCGGTGAGGACGTGCTGTACATCTTCGACGAGGGCACCTACGCCAACACGGTGACCATGTCCACCCCGGTACCGCTGGAGTACGTGACCCAGGGCGAGGACCTGACCGTCAGCATCTGGGCCGGCACCAAGGCCGCGCCGGAGATCGACCCCGACGAGAACAATGACGACTTCGTCATCTCCGGGATGCGGCTGCTGCTGCCGGACGGACGCACCTTGACCCCGGACGGCTACGACGACCCGAGCCAGACGATCGCGATGGGCGACTCCAGCGGCAAGCTCGACTTCTACGACTCAGTCTTCACGCTCCCCGATGACGCCTACACCGCACTGGCCCACACCTGGGATACGACTGCTGTGGCTGACGGCGAGTACGAGGTGAGTGCGACCGATGGCGAGCACCAGGCGAGTGCCACGGTGGTGGTGGACAACACCGCGCCGGAGGTGACGCCGTCGGTAGCCGACGGGCAGACCTATCAGGGCGAGATCGTCCTGGACGCCGAGATCAGCGACGGCTCCGGATCCGGTGTGGAGACGGTGACCGCCACTCTCGACGGCTCCGGCATCGAACTGCCGCACACCACGTCCTCGATCGACCTCGCCACGGGCGAGCACGAACTGGTCATCACTGCCGCCGACAGCCTCGGCAACACGACCGAATCGGTCACCGTATTTGCGGTGCCCGACGAGTTCCCAGGTGCGGCCGCGACCGGACCCACCGACGGTGCCGAAGTGCAGCCGGGCGATGTGACCCTGACCGCGTCGGTCTCCGACCCGACCGGCGACCCGCTGGATGTGGAGTTCCGGCAGGGCTACCGCTACGAACTGGGCGACGAAGAGATCACCACCACGCAGGGCACCACCCAGGACGCGGCCGCCCTGGAGCGCGAGGGCAGTGTGCTCACGGCCGCGGACCTGACAACTGACGCCGGTCTGGCGCCGGTGACCTCCGGCTCCGCCTTCCCGTTCACGCAGTTCGAGGTGCAGGTGCCTGCCGAGGCGGGCGCCGGTGCGGACGTCCGCCTGGCCTGGGAGGGCACGGCGGACGCCGAAGCGCAGGTGATCCTGTACGCCCTGGCCGCCGACGGCGGAGCCTGGGTCGAGGTGGACCGTCACCTGACCACGGCCGATGGTGAGCAGTTCAGCCTGGGCGGAACGGTCGCCGTCGGTGATCATGCTGCCGGCGGTGAGGTGACGGTGCTGGTCCAGCACTCCGAGGGCTTCGCCGGAGCCGACCAGAGCCCGCGGGAGGACCTCGACCCCCACCACCCGGACGACACCCCGCGCAGCGAGTACGACTTCACAATCGGCTGGGAGTCGGACACGCAGTACTACAACGAGGAGTTCTACGACCACCAGGTGGCCATCCACGACTACCTGCTGGAGCGCCGCGAGGAGCTCAACCTCCAGTACGTGATCCACACCGGCGACATCGTCGACGACTTCGACCAGCCCTACCAGTGGGAGAACGCCGACCCGCAGTACGCACGGTTCGACGAAGCCGGGCTCCCCTACGGGGTGCTCGCCGGTAACCACGACGTGGGCAACCAACTCGCCGACTACAGCCAGTACTCGGCATGGTTCGGAGCCGACCGCTACGAGGGCAACCCCTGGTACGGCGAGTCCTTCCAGGACAACCGCGGCCACTACGACCTCATCAGCGCCGGCGGGATCGACTTCCTGATGCTGTACATGGGATGGGACCCGGGCGACGATGACATCGCGTGGATGAACGAGGTTCTCGCCGCTCACCCCGAGCGGGTGGCGATCGTGAACCTGCACGAGTTCATGCTCACCACCGGTGGTCTCGGACCGATCCCGCAACGGATCATGGACGAGGTGGTGGCTACCAATCCGAACGTGCGGATGGTCACCTCCGGCCACTACCACGATGCCTTCCTCCGGGTGGACGGCTTCGACGACGACGGCGACGGCGTCGAGGACCGGCTGGTGCATTCGATGCTGTTCGACTATCAGGGTCTGCCCGAGGGCGGCCTGGGCTACCTGCGCCTGCTCCACTTCGACAATGAGTCCGAGCAGATGATGGTGCGCACGTTCAGCCCCTCCGAGAACCGGTACAACTCCGACGAGCCGAGCCTGCTTGGACCCGCGGAAGACCCGTACGTCTACCAGGACTTCTCGATCTCCTACGCCGATCTGCGGATCACTGCGCAGGACCGGGAGCTCGTGACGGACTCCTTCACGGCCGAGGTGCTCGGCGAGACGGTGATCGCCACGTTCGAGGATGTTGCCACGGGGATGTCCGGTGCAGGCTCAGCGGACGGGCAGCGATCGCTGGCCCGGATGCCGGTGCCGAACCCGGATGGATCCGTCACTCTCTCGGCGATCTGGACCCTGACCGAGCCGGGCGAGTACGGCTGGTTCGTGCAGTCGGCCGACCCGAACGGTGCCGTCACCACTTCGGAGGTGATGACCTTCGTGGTCGCCGGTGCCGGGACCGGTGGATCCGACGCTGGTTCGGACGGTGGATCCGATGGGGCGGGACCGGACGGTGCGGGCTCCGACGATGCAGGCGGCGGGTCTGACGGTTCCGGATCCGGCGGGGATCTCGCCGACACTGGTTCCGACGGACTGCTGGCCCTGGTCCTCGGCGCCGGGCTCATGCTGCTGCTCGGTGCGGCGCTGCGGGTGCGCAAGGCTCGCCCGACCGGGCGCTGA
- a CDS encoding exodeoxyribonuclease III produces MRIASVNINGIRATHRRGFGEWMVSRDCDVLTLQEVRCAVGDLPEGAFGDYHATYDPGGIPGRNGVAILTRRAPAAVRTWGAEVLVHAPDAGRSWAAGGGHGTLARGIARYAAEGRYLEVDLADEPFTVATLYLPKGGLPAHLQLAGRMREAPDGGAKYERKMHFLDAFARQLARSRKAARARGREFLLTGDLNIAHTRLDVANWRRSQQAEGFLPEERDWLDRQLSPRTLVDVVRRLYPHAEGPYSWWSWLGGAYERDTGWRIDYHLATPGLARRAVTAEVDRDYRGVRLSDHAPVVVDYAAGRN; encoded by the coding sequence GTGCGTATCGCCTCGGTCAACATCAACGGCATTCGTGCCACCCACCGGCGCGGCTTCGGGGAGTGGATGGTCTCCCGGGACTGCGACGTGCTCACCCTGCAGGAGGTGCGCTGCGCCGTCGGGGATCTGCCTGAGGGCGCCTTCGGGGACTATCACGCCACCTATGATCCTGGCGGCATTCCGGGGCGCAACGGTGTCGCGATCCTCACCCGGAGAGCTCCGGCTGCCGTCCGTACCTGGGGCGCTGAGGTGCTGGTCCATGCCCCGGACGCTGGGCGTTCCTGGGCGGCGGGCGGCGGTCACGGCACCCTGGCCCGGGGTATCGCGCGGTACGCCGCCGAGGGTCGTTATCTCGAGGTCGACCTCGCCGACGAGCCGTTCACCGTGGCTACGCTCTACCTGCCCAAGGGCGGGCTCCCGGCGCATTTGCAACTGGCCGGCCGGATGCGGGAGGCTCCCGACGGCGGTGCCAAGTACGAGCGCAAGATGCACTTCCTGGACGCCTTCGCCCGTCAACTTGCCCGATCGCGCAAGGCCGCTCGAGCCCGCGGCCGGGAGTTCCTCCTCACCGGTGATCTCAACATCGCCCACACTCGCCTGGACGTGGCGAACTGGCGGCGCTCCCAGCAGGCGGAGGGCTTCCTGCCGGAGGAGCGAGACTGGCTCGACCGCCAGCTGAGCCCTCGTACGTTGGTGGACGTGGTCCGTCGCCTGTATCCGCACGCCGAGGGTCCGTACTCCTGGTGGAGTTGGCTGGGCGGGGCATACGAGCGGGATACGGGTTGGCGGATCGACTACCACCTGGCGACGCCCGGTCTCGCCCGCCGGGCAGTGACCGCCGAGGTGGACCGTGACTATCGCGGGGTGCGGCTCAGCGATCACGCGCCGGTCGTTGTCGACTACGCCGCGGGACGAAACTGA
- a CDS encoding glucose-6-phosphate dehydrogenase yields the protein MSCTLVILGASGDLTGRLLLPGIGSLLEREPDRELRIVGSDRVEMSDAAFGEVLERTLTAGGAPAPVARRIADGAAYVRADVTDPEALRTVLGQAAGCAVGARTGGRRAHPATPDGAGHLVLYFALPPAVTEKVCEALQEVELPERTHLAMEKPFGRNEASARNLNELVATLVPEQQVHRVDHFLGKSTVLDLIALRFANRLFQAVWSAEHIESIEIAYDESLALEGRAGYYDHAGALRDMIQSHLLQVLALVTMEPPARITDRDLRDATAAVLRATRLWGGSPAAASRRARYTAGTVGERQVPAYVDEEGVVPGRETETLAQLTVEVANPRWAGVPITLRSGKALGVTRKHVVITFADVRHLPDGLHGPDPKDRLVIGLSPDVMELRITTNTTSDPLALEQSVFATTLREAELEAYGEVLAGILDGDPMLTVRGDAAEECWRICDDVLAAWAGGEVPMEEYSAGTAVPSSWGAALE from the coding sequence TTGAGCTGCACCCTCGTCATCCTCGGCGCCTCCGGGGATCTGACCGGACGTCTACTGTTGCCGGGGATCGGGTCCTTGCTCGAGCGTGAACCGGACCGAGAGCTGCGGATCGTGGGCTCGGACCGGGTGGAGATGAGCGATGCCGCGTTCGGTGAGGTGCTCGAGCGCACCCTGACCGCCGGGGGTGCACCGGCGCCCGTGGCTCGCAGGATCGCCGACGGCGCCGCGTACGTTCGCGCCGATGTCACCGATCCGGAGGCGTTGCGCACGGTGCTCGGTCAGGCCGCGGGGTGCGCTGTCGGGGCGCGTACCGGTGGGCGCCGCGCCCACCCGGCCACGCCCGACGGCGCAGGTCACCTCGTGCTGTACTTCGCCCTCCCGCCCGCGGTCACGGAGAAGGTGTGCGAGGCACTGCAGGAGGTGGAGTTGCCCGAGCGCACGCATCTGGCGATGGAGAAGCCGTTCGGACGCAATGAGGCGAGCGCCCGGAATCTGAACGAGCTGGTCGCCACGCTCGTGCCGGAGCAGCAGGTGCACCGCGTGGACCACTTCCTCGGCAAGTCCACAGTGCTGGACCTGATCGCGCTGCGATTCGCGAACCGGCTGTTCCAGGCGGTGTGGAGCGCAGAGCACATCGAGTCCATCGAGATCGCCTACGACGAGTCGCTCGCCCTGGAGGGCCGGGCGGGGTACTACGACCATGCGGGTGCGTTGCGGGACATGATCCAGTCTCACCTGCTGCAGGTGCTGGCGCTGGTGACGATGGAACCGCCGGCGCGGATCACCGACCGGGACTTGCGGGACGCGACAGCCGCGGTGCTGCGGGCGACCCGGTTGTGGGGCGGAAGCCCCGCGGCAGCGAGCCGGCGGGCGCGGTACACGGCCGGGACGGTTGGCGAACGGCAGGTGCCGGCCTACGTCGACGAGGAGGGGGTGGTTCCCGGGCGCGAGACCGAGACCCTCGCTCAGCTCACGGTCGAGGTGGCCAATCCCCGGTGGGCGGGTGTGCCCATCACGTTGCGCTCGGGCAAGGCGCTCGGGGTCACGCGTAAGCATGTGGTGATCACCTTCGCCGACGTGCGGCACCTGCCGGACGGGTTGCACGGTCCAGATCCGAAGGACCGGTTGGTCATCGGGCTCAGCCCGGACGTGATGGAGCTGCGGATCACCACCAACACCACCTCCGACCCGCTCGCGCTCGAGCAGAGCGTGTTCGCGACCACGCTGCGTGAGGCCGAGCTGGAGGCCTACGGTGAAGTGCTCGCCGGGATCCTCGACGGCGACCCGATGCTCACCGTCCGTGGCGATGCGGCCGAAGAGTGCTGGCGCATCTGCGATGACGTGCTCGCCGCCTGGGCCGGGGGAGAGGTGCCGATGGAGGAGTACTCGGCCGGCACGGCTGTCCCGTCCTCCTGGGGCGCCGCTCTGGAGTAG